One stretch of Helicobacter jaachi DNA includes these proteins:
- the ispG gene encoding flavodoxin-dependent (E)-4-hydroxy-3-methylbut-2-enyl-diphosphate synthase — MIVQRVKTKQIFVGSVPVGGDAPISVQSMTFSKTRDIEATKAQLDRLYFAGADMVRVAVSCGEDANALKDLKAISPLPLIADIHFRYRYALIAAESVDCIRINPGNIGSKDRIKAVADACKERGIPIRIGVNGGSLEKQFDEKYGATPKGMVESALYNIKLLEDFGFTNLKVSLKASDVLRTMEAYRMLRPLVEYPFHLGVTEAGTLPHSMVKSAMALGGLLMEGIGDTMRVSITGELEEEIKVARMILQYSGRQKSGVTIVSCPTCGRIEANLVKMVQEVETRIKHIKIPLQVSVMGCAVNAIGEAKHADIAIAFGNHDGLIIKGGKVLCKLKEDALLERFIAEVETLAKEREEA, encoded by the coding sequence TTGATTGTGCAAAGAGTAAAAACAAAACAAATTTTTGTCGGTTCTGTGCCTGTGGGTGGAGATGCGCCCATTTCTGTGCAAAGTATGACTTTTAGCAAAACGCGCGATATTGAAGCGACAAAAGCCCAACTAGATAGATTGTATTTTGCTGGAGCGGATATGGTGCGCGTGGCGGTGTCTTGCGGTGAAGATGCTAATGCGCTTAAAGACCTAAAGGCTATCTCGCCTCTGCCATTAATTGCAGATATTCACTTTCGCTATCGTTACGCGCTCATCGCGGCTGAAAGTGTGGATTGTATCCGCATTAATCCCGGAAATATTGGCTCAAAAGATAGGATTAAAGCAGTGGCAGATGCGTGCAAAGAGCGCGGCATACCCATTCGCATCGGTGTAAATGGCGGGAGTTTGGAGAAGCAATTTGATGAAAAATATGGCGCAACACCTAAGGGAATGGTGGAATCTGCGCTTTATAATATTAAATTGTTAGAAGATTTTGGCTTTACAAATTTAAAAGTTTCACTAAAAGCAAGCGATGTGCTGCGCACAATGGAGGCGTATAGAATGCTGCGCCCTTTGGTTGAATACCCCTTTCATTTAGGCGTTACAGAGGCTGGGACATTGCCGCATTCTATGGTAAAAAGCGCTATGGCACTAGGTGGTTTGCTTATGGAGGGCATCGGCGATACGATGCGGGTATCAATCACTGGCGAGCTAGAAGAGGAAATCAAAGTCGCGCGTATGATTTTGCAGTATTCTGGGCGGCAAAAAAGCGGGGTTACTATTGTTTCTTGCCCTACTTGTGGGCGCATAGAGGCAAATTTGGTCAAAATGGTGCAAGAAGTTGAAACGCGCATAAAGCATATCAAAATCCCACTACAAGTGAGCGTTATGGGTTGTGCGGTTAATGCTATAGGTGAGGCGAAGCACGCTGATATTGCCATTGCCTTTGGCAATCACGATGGGCTTATTATTAAAGGCGGCAAGGTGCTGTGTAAATTAAAAGAAGATGCGCTTTTGGAGCGCTTTATTGCTGAAGTGGAAACACTTGCTAAAGAGCGCGAGGAGGCGTAA
- the lpxB gene encoding lipid-A-disaccharide synthase: MESTESTLSTPAQKSLFVSACEPSANVHLAYLAKHLDTSLRICGVFEPEVFADFKHAQPSFTLKDFAIMGFFDVCKKLLFFKRAVQEMSELAKSCDVVLLLDSSSFNLPIAKRVKQSNSKARVVYYILPQVWAWKAWRAKNIESSCDYLCAILPFELDMYPRALQEQRIKYVGHPLLDEITHMKSKPLSLKNGKIAFMPGSRRGEIKRIFPIFAALAKKLNNPKILILPKHFQKLTPQALTELYGEAIKDFEISFDTNSALIESSFAFVCSGTATLEATLIGTPLVLGYKTRALDVLIARAFVRLKHIGLANIFYNALHFGSPKVGNMQIHPEFIQSQLTTQNLLKAYEQYDVEDFFNKAMQIRAYLKHGSAKEVGALLTKLLNESIARDSYG; encoded by the coding sequence ATAGAATCTACAGAATCCACACTCTCTACACCAGCGCAAAAATCGCTTTTTGTAAGCGCATGCGAGCCTAGCGCAAATGTGCATTTAGCCTATCTTGCAAAGCACCTTGATACATCATTGCGCATTTGTGGAGTGTTTGAACCTGAAGTATTTGCCGATTTTAAACATGCGCAGCCCTCATTTACGCTTAAAGACTTTGCTATTATGGGATTTTTTGATGTGTGCAAAAAGCTTTTATTCTTTAAGCGCGCTGTGCAAGAGATGAGCGAGCTTGCAAAGAGTTGTGATGTCGTGCTTTTGCTTGATAGCTCAAGTTTTAATCTGCCCATCGCTAAGCGCGTGAAACAATCTAACTCCAAAGCGCGCGTGGTGTATTATATCCTGCCTCAAGTGTGGGCGTGGAAAGCGTGGCGCGCTAAAAATATAGAATCTAGCTGCGATTATTTGTGCGCGATTTTGCCTTTTGAGCTAGATATGTATCCGCGCGCCCTACAGGAGCAGCGCATAAAGTATGTAGGACACCCGCTCCTTGATGAAATTACGCATATGAAATCTAAGCCGCTAAGTCTCAAAAATGGCAAAATAGCCTTTATGCCCGGCAGCCGCAGGGGCGAGATTAAGCGAATTTTTCCTATCTTTGCCGCACTAGCAAAAAAGCTTAATAATCCAAAAATTTTAATCCTGCCAAAGCATTTTCAAAAGCTTACCCCGCAAGCGCTCACAGAGCTTTATGGAGAAGCGATAAAGGATTTTGAAATAAGCTTTGATACTAATAGCGCACTTATAGAATCTAGCTTTGCTTTTGTGTGTTCAGGTACTGCCACGCTTGAGGCCACACTCATTGGCACGCCGCTTGTTCTAGGCTACAAGACACGCGCACTTGATGTGCTTATCGCACGTGCATTTGTGCGGCTTAAACACATTGGGCTTGCAAATATTTTTTATAATGCGCTGCATTTTGGGAGTCCAAAAGTGGGCAATATGCAAATTCACCCTGAATTTATCCAATCCCAGCTCACTACGCAAAATTTGCTCAAAGCCTATGAGCAATATGATGTGGAGGATTTTTTCAATAAGGCTATGCAAATCCGCGCGTATCTCAAGCATGGCAGCGCCAAAGAAGTGGGTGCGCTACTTACAAAACTGCTCAATGAAAGCATTGCGCGAGATTCTTATGGCTAG
- a CDS encoding DNA-methyltransferase, translating to MQHLYNKRLKMNGLDLLQNLPAQSVKLCFFDPQYRGVLDKMRYGNEGKRQKGRSELAQMSQEAIIAFIKEIYRVIESSSYLMLWIDKFHLCEGVGAWIDGLELKIVDLITWDKGKMGMGYRTRKQSEYLLILQKSPCKAKGTWYAHNIRDVWSEKIPTDVQKLHPHAKPKGLQKALIESCTHKGELVLDPASGSFSVLECCLELERNFIGCDLSPK from the coding sequence ATGCAGCACTTATATAATAAAAGACTAAAAATGAATGGCTTAGATTTATTACAGAATCTGCCTGCTCAAAGCGTGAAGTTATGCTTTTTTGACCCGCAGTATCGCGGTGTGCTTGATAAAATGAGATATGGCAATGAGGGAAAGCGGCAAAAGGGTAGAAGCGAGCTAGCTCAAATGAGCCAAGAGGCGATTATAGCATTCATAAAAGAAATTTATCGCGTGATAGAATCTAGCAGCTATCTTATGCTATGGATTGATAAATTTCATTTGTGCGAGGGTGTTGGAGCGTGGATAGATGGGCTAGAGCTAAAAATTGTGGATTTAATCACTTGGGATAAGGGCAAAATGGGTATGGGTTATCGCACAAGAAAGCAAAGCGAATATCTCTTAATCCTCCAAAAATCCCCGTGCAAGGCTAAAGGCACTTGGTATGCGCATAATATCCGTGATGTGTGGAGTGAAAAAATTCCTACAGATGTGCAAAAACTCCACCCACACGCGAAACCAAAGGGATTGCAAAAGGCACTGATAGAATCTTGCACACATAAAGGTGAGCTAGTGCTAGACCCAGCTAGTGGGAGCTTTAGCGTGCTTGAATGCTGCCTTGAGCTAGAGCGCAACTTTATAGGCTGTGATTTAAGTCCCAAATAA
- a CDS encoding LIC_10190 family membrane protein: protein MGWFITNLLIACVLLAWIASVYGYGGLALHYFTRYVKGGDIFKSILPLKLLASALLGVFFLSFIVQILNFFLPISSFISIALLVCGIGLFIYFYRIYWRDVWLIASAAFAFCMVAPLSMISDSVGDSVNYHIQIVTWIQQSPVIFGLANIHSRLGFNGLIYNFYALSDVSQIIPHLRAFIGNEIVYFGLAFSGIYIFLKREFTHFYYVFLGCCLFALPFLMMWGEFQGLYCEGIGAVMGICVFSLLFAGFERKNSAIFILCFFISLFAIMVKIANAALIVSVICCFIVLFRAYIFTKSFIKTYVIIGICALILVLPWAIKGIMTTGMIASPAPIGFIQSLPWAMSESVRQSDVCWIMSWARAPGKDCREVLADSMWLIDWLKMKPHYFGYFKHFCYALCVSLIIFALVRFCRIYGAKVYINANSALDSMPRFGFVSVFCSICIGIIFWFLTGPDPRFGMVYIVPLLGFFFAYNVCAIKGFDDGFVKYALYLLFLISVICLFKSERAAFVLVWAVLLLLPKGINYRIYVSLAIISQLLAIPNLYRNQYVAIKEIPKVRPIFIEEQFTDYGVKIYVRRDNPTDKTTPYDYEPRPSGPYLMKNVKESSIGGRKAYIIK from the coding sequence ATGGGCTGGTTTATTACCAACTTACTTATTGCTTGCGTGCTTTTAGCGTGGATTGCAAGCGTATATGGCTATGGTGGGTTGGCACTGCATTATTTTACGCGCTATGTAAAGGGAGGGGATATATTTAAAAGCATTTTACCTTTAAAACTACTTGCAAGCGCTCTTTTGGGTGTTTTCTTTTTAAGTTTTATAGTGCAGATTCTAAATTTCTTTTTGCCTATTTCATCATTTATTTCAATTGCCCTCCTTGTGTGCGGTATAGGACTTTTTATTTATTTTTATAGAATCTACTGGCGTGATGTGTGGCTTATTGCGAGTGCGGCTTTTGCGTTTTGTATGGTTGCACCACTTAGTATGATAAGTGATTCTGTGGGTGATAGTGTGAATTATCATATACAAATTGTTACTTGGATACAGCAAAGCCCTGTGATTTTCGGACTTGCAAATATCCATAGCCGACTAGGCTTTAATGGGCTTATTTATAATTTTTACGCACTAAGTGATGTAAGTCAAATTATCCCACATTTAAGGGCATTTATTGGCAATGAAATCGTGTATTTTGGCTTAGCTTTTAGTGGGATTTACATCTTTTTAAAGCGAGAATTTACACATTTTTATTATGTATTTTTGGGCTGCTGCTTATTTGCTTTGCCTTTTTTGATGATGTGGGGTGAGTTTCAAGGGCTTTATTGTGAGGGTATTGGCGCGGTTATGGGTATTTGTGTATTTTCTCTGCTTTTTGCTGGTTTTGAGCGTAAAAATAGCGCAATATTTATCCTTTGCTTTTTTATAAGCCTATTTGCCATAATGGTAAAAATTGCTAATGCCGCGCTCATAGTTAGCGTGATATGCTGCTTTATTGTGCTTTTTAGGGCTTATATTTTTACAAAATCTTTTATAAAAACTTATGTGATTATAGGCATTTGTGCGCTTATTTTGGTGCTACCTTGGGCGATAAAGGGCATAATGACTACAGGCATGATAGCCTCTCCTGCGCCCATTGGCTTTATACAAAGTCTGCCTTGGGCGATGAGTGAGAGTGTAAGGCAAAGTGATGTGTGCTGGATTATGAGCTGGGCGCGCGCACCGGGTAAAGACTGCAGAGAAGTGCTAGCAGATTCTATGTGGCTTATAGATTGGCTTAAAATGAAGCCGCATTATTTTGGCTATTTTAAACATTTTTGCTACGCGCTTTGTGTGTCCTTAATCATTTTTGCACTTGTTAGATTCTGTAGAATCTATGGCGCAAAAGTTTATATAAACGCAAATAGCGCACTAGATTCTATGCCTCGCTTTGGATTTGTGAGTGTGTTTTGCTCTATTTGCATAGGTATTATTTTTTGGTTTCTCACAGGTCCTGACCCACGCTTTGGAATGGTGTATATCGTGCCTTTACTTGGATTTTTCTTTGCCTATAATGTTTGCGCGATAAAAGGGTTTGATGATGGCTTTGTAAAATACGCACTATATTTGCTTTTTCTTATAAGTGTGATATGTTTGTTTAAGTCCGAACGTGCTGCTTTTGTGCTTGTATGGGCGGTTTTACTGCTACTGCCTAAAGGCATAAATTATAGAATCTATGTATCTCTTGCCATTATCTCACAACTGTTAGCTATTCCAAATCTCTATCGCAATCAATATGTTGCTATAAAAGAAATACCAAAGGTGCGCCCTATTTTTATAGAGGAGCAATTTACAGATTATGGCGTTAAAATATATGTGCGTCGTGACAATCCCACTGATAAAACTACACCATATGACTATGAGCCGCGCCCTAGCGGACCTTATCTTATGAAAAATGTAAAAGAGAGCAGCATTGGTGGCAGAAAGGCATATATTATTAAATAA
- the hypA gene encoding hydrogenase/urease nickel incorporation protein HypA — protein MHEYSIITSLIEMCESHAKANNAISVAKVCVAIGERSGVDSALIESAFETFKLDSVFMQQAKLELSYQPVILQCQQCEQSFQSSNLSYSTCPHCQSQDVIITQGKELHLLSLELDIPS, from the coding sequence ATGCACGAATATTCTATTATCACCTCTTTAATTGAAATGTGTGAGAGCCACGCTAAAGCCAATAATGCTATCTCTGTGGCAAAAGTATGTGTTGCCATAGGTGAGCGCAGTGGCGTGGATAGCGCACTTATAGAAAGTGCGTTTGAAACTTTTAAGCTAGATTCTGTATTTATGCAGCAAGCCAAACTTGAGCTAAGCTATCAGCCAGTGATATTACAATGCCAGCAGTGTGAGCAAAGTTTCCAATCTAGCAATCTTTCCTACAGCACTTGTCCGCATTGCCAAAGCCAAGATGTGATTATTACACAGGGCAAGGAGCTGCATCTTTTAAGCCTTGAGCTTGATATACCATCTTAA
- a CDS encoding glycosyltransferase family 2 protein: MDSQLANGGGAKQDLSPHLSGANTLHKLSIIIPCFNEKATIKNILQVVDNVALPYEKEIIIVDDCSSDGTQDILKSLESTYKIIYHTKNQGKGAALRSGIAQASGDIVLIQDADLEYDPNEYAKLLAPFEKGVADVVFGSRFVSGDSHRVLYFWHRMANGMLTLLSNMMTNLNLTDMETCYKVFRREIIQSITIEENRFGFEPEITAKIAKIKGIRIYEVGISYYGRTYEEGKKIGVKDGFRALWAIVKYRFKD, encoded by the coding sequence ATGGATTCACAATTAGCTAATGGGGGGGGGGCAAAGCAAGATTTATCGCCACATTTATCTGGCGCGAATACACTTCATAAACTCTCAATCATCATTCCTTGCTTTAATGAAAAAGCCACGATAAAAAATATTTTACAAGTGGTGGATAATGTCGCGCTGCCCTATGAAAAAGAAATCATCATCGTTGATGATTGCAGCAGCGATGGCACACAAGACATTCTTAAATCCTTAGAATCTACATATAAAATCATCTATCATACTAAAAATCAAGGCAAAGGTGCAGCCCTTAGAAGCGGCATAGCACAGGCTAGCGGGGATATTGTGCTTATCCAAGATGCGGATTTAGAATACGACCCAAACGAGTATGCAAAGCTATTGGCGCCATTTGAAAAGGGCGTGGCGGATGTGGTCTTTGGCTCACGCTTTGTGAGTGGTGATTCTCATCGCGTGCTGTATTTCTGGCACAGAATGGCAAATGGTATGCTCACCTTGCTTTCAAATATGATGACAAACCTTAATTTGACTGATATGGAGACTTGCTACAAAGTCTTTAGGCGCGAAATCATTCAAAGCATCACGATAGAGGAAAATCGCTTTGGCTTTGAGCCTGAAATCACGGCAAAAATTGCAAAAATTAAAGGCATTAGAATCTATGAAGTGGGCATTAGCTACTATGGGCGCACTTATGAGGAGGGTAAAAAAATTGGCGTAAAGGACGGCTTTCGCGCACTTTGGGCGATTGTGAAATATAGGTTTAAGGATTAA
- a CDS encoding sodium-dependent transporter, producing MVNNFSKIGFILAALGSSIGLGHIWRFPYIAGTNGGSAFVLLYLFLALTIGIAMLIGEMLIGNKGGANAVKSYENLDPNPAKRWRWAGLSLIGGPIILSFYSIVLGWVFYYLFVVSFSLPHNMADSDAIFNALYEKGFVPQLLGLLFVMGATAWIISRGVKKGIEALNLILTPLLFLIFFGLLLYAMSMPSFPKALNFMLNTDWAKDSIASLTLGDIAQAKQTLKQVFNLNVLIDSLGQVFFSLSLGIGIIITYAASSAPNQNLLKSSLWVVLSGIVIAIMAGLMIFTLVYEYGGEVGSGTGLIFKTLPVMLSHLGIWGNIIAFLFFAAFSFAGITSTISLLEPAVMYVCETYKWSRAKATWTLTLAIVLLGIVIICSICTPAKDYLTFKSKSLMDIIDFLSANVIMTLGGLVAVIFVGWVIPKTRLKEFSASFFNNFGFSVWYFIVRYVAPFITAIILIAVCVKFFTGQDVISLLFEDAPDSLSQ from the coding sequence ATAGTGAATAATTTTAGTAAAATCGGCTTTATCCTTGCCGCTCTAGGCAGCTCTATTGGTTTGGGACATATTTGGCGATTCCCCTACATTGCTGGGACAAATGGAGGCAGTGCTTTTGTGCTGCTGTATTTGTTTTTAGCCCTAACTATAGGCATTGCTATGCTTATTGGCGAAATGCTCATCGGCAATAAAGGTGGGGCAAATGCAGTCAAAAGCTATGAGAATCTAGACCCAAATCCCGCCAAAAGATGGCGCTGGGCTGGGCTTAGCTTAATTGGCGGTCCTATTATTCTTTCATTTTACTCTATCGTGTTAGGCTGGGTGTTTTACTATCTCTTTGTCGTAAGCTTTAGCCTGCCGCACAATATGGCAGATTCAGATGCTATATTTAACGCTCTCTATGAAAAAGGCTTTGTGCCACAACTGCTAGGATTATTGTTTGTTATGGGCGCAACGGCGTGGATTATCTCACGCGGTGTAAAAAAGGGCATTGAAGCGCTAAATCTTATCCTTACGCCATTACTTTTTCTTATCTTTTTTGGCTTATTGCTCTATGCAATGAGTATGCCCTCTTTCCCTAAGGCTCTAAATTTTATGCTAAACACCGACTGGGCAAAAGATAGTATCGCAAGCCTTACGCTTGGCGATATAGCGCAAGCTAAGCAAACCTTAAAGCAAGTATTTAATCTTAATGTCTTAATAGATTCTCTAGGGCAGGTATTTTTCTCACTCTCCCTTGGTATTGGCATTATTATCACTTATGCAGCCTCCTCCGCACCCAATCAAAATCTCCTTAAAAGCTCTCTATGGGTGGTGCTTTCTGGCATTGTAATTGCTATCATGGCAGGGCTTATGATTTTTACACTCGTATATGAATACGGCGGCGAAGTGGGCAGCGGCACAGGACTTATTTTTAAAACACTGCCCGTTATGCTCTCTCACCTCGGCATTTGGGGAAATATCATTGCATTTCTTTTCTTTGCTGCATTTAGCTTTGCAGGCATTACTTCGACCATATCGCTTTTAGAACCTGCTGTGATGTATGTGTGTGAAACCTACAAATGGAGCAGAGCAAAAGCCACTTGGACGCTTACTCTTGCCATTGTCCTGCTTGGTATAGTGATTATTTGCTCCATTTGCACGCCTGCAAAAGATTATCTCACCTTTAAGAGCAAATCACTTATGGATATTATTGATTTTCTCTCTGCAAATGTGATTATGACGCTAGGGGGTCTTGTAGCAGTGATTTTTGTGGGCTGGGTGATACCAAAAACGCGACTAAAGGAATTTAGCGCTTCATTTTTTAATAATTTTGGCTTTAGCGTGTGGTATTTTATCGTGCGCTATGTTGCTCCATTTATTACAGCCATTATCCTTATAGCCGTGTGCGTGAAGTTTTTCACAGGGCAAGATGTGATTTCACTCCTGTTTGAAGATGCTCCAGATTCTCTCTCACAATAA
- a CDS encoding phosphoglycerate kinase — protein sequence MKEAGIELMKNTKSVRDIDIQGKRVLIRVDFNVPMDEDFDISDDTRIREALPTINYCIDNHAKNIVLVSHLGRPKERDWQFSLKHVLKRVERLLGRDIAFGQNIEDVQKLQEQSSDGAVILLENIRFYEGEEKNSKELSSKLASLCDVYVNDAFGTSHRAHASTCGIAEFAKERVAGLLLKKEIDSFAKAMTNPLKPVLLIVGGSKVSSKLALLYNILNVVDKIIIGGAMSNTFLKACGFDMQKSLVEDNLVAEARKILEHAREKNVKIYLPVDVVSTDNIKEHHNIKITPAQDVPEGFMAVDMGPATSKLFSEVVRDSQTIIWNGPLGVYEIQAFSRGTFNLAHALSDTYAFSLIGGGDTADAIDKAGERDNMSFISTGGGASLELLEGKVLPAFEVLERK from the coding sequence ATGAAAGAGGCTGGCATAGAGTTAATGAAAAACACAAAAAGCGTGCGCGATATTGATATTCAAGGTAAAAGAGTGCTTATCCGCGTGGATTTTAATGTGCCAATGGACGAGGATTTTGACATAAGCGATGATACGCGTATTCGCGAGGCATTGCCTACGATTAATTACTGCATTGATAATCACGCTAAAAATATTGTGCTTGTAAGCCATTTAGGGCGACCAAAGGAGCGCGATTGGCAATTCTCACTCAAACATGTGCTTAAGCGTGTGGAGCGACTTTTGGGGCGTGATATAGCTTTTGGGCAAAATATTGAAGATGTGCAAAAACTCCAAGAGCAAAGCAGCGATGGGGCGGTGATTTTGCTAGAAAATATTAGATTCTATGAGGGTGAGGAAAAAAATAGCAAAGAGCTATCCAGCAAGCTTGCCTCTTTGTGCGATGTGTATGTTAATGATGCCTTTGGCACAAGCCACCGCGCGCATGCTAGCACTTGTGGCATTGCTGAATTTGCCAAAGAGCGCGTAGCGGGGCTATTATTAAAAAAAGAAATTGATTCATTTGCTAAGGCAATGACAAATCCGCTGAAGCCTGTGCTGCTTATCGTTGGCGGGAGTAAGGTAAGCTCAAAGCTCGCACTTTTATATAATATTCTTAATGTCGTGGATAAAATTATCATCGGCGGGGCGATGAGCAATACATTCCTTAAAGCCTGTGGCTTTGATATGCAAAAATCGCTTGTAGAGGATAATCTCGTAGCCGAAGCGCGCAAGATTTTGGAGCATGCAAGAGAAAAAAATGTCAAAATTTATTTGCCCGTTGATGTGGTAAGCACAGATAATATAAAAGAGCATCATAATATTAAAATCACGCCCGCTCAAGATGTGCCAGAGGGCTTTATGGCAGTGGATATGGGACCTGCGACAAGTAAGCTATTTAGTGAAGTGGTGAGAGATTCTCAAACTATTATTTGGAATGGACCTTTGGGGGTTTATGAAATTCAAGCCTTTTCACGTGGCACATTTAATCTAGCCCACGCGCTAAGCGATACCTATGCTTTTAGTCTCATTGGCGGAGGGGATACAGCTGATGCGATTGATAAAGCAGGGGAGCGCGATAATATGAGCTTTATCTCAACAGGTGGGGGCGCGAGTTTGGAGCTGCTTGAGGGGAAAGTTTTGCCTGCATTTGAGGTGCTTGAGCGCAAATAA
- a CDS encoding class I SAM-dependent methyltransferase produces MKEAILEPLLRKMRLARVLPYIQSFANPKVLDIGCGWEARLLREIEPYISKGVGIDFKAPKISTPKLETFAYFFEQKEEITESSQNAFTFNGGGGNANLSTKHCHLPFENEEFDVVTLLAVLEHLNHPKEMLQEIARVLKPNGILLLTVPSRAAKPVLEFLSYRLKIVSEAEIRDHKRYYNKADLANLAHQVPNLCLQKHKYFQCGMNNFALLRKVQA; encoded by the coding sequence ATGAAAGAAGCGATTTTAGAGCCGCTATTGCGAAAAATGAGACTTGCTAGAGTGCTGCCTTACATACAGAGCTTTGCAAATCCAAAAGTCTTAGATATTGGCTGTGGGTGGGAGGCTAGACTTTTGCGCGAGATTGAGCCTTATATTTCAAAAGGTGTGGGCATCGACTTTAAAGCCCCAAAAATTAGCACACCAAAGCTTGAGACTTTTGCCTATTTTTTTGAACAAAAAGAAGAAATTACAGAATCTAGCCAAAATGCTTTCACTTTTAACGGGGGGGGGGGCAATGCAAATTTATCAACCAAACATTGCCACTTACCTTTTGAAAATGAGGAATTTGATGTGGTAACGCTTTTGGCAGTCTTAGAACATTTAAACCACCCCAAAGAAATGCTGCAAGAAATTGCACGCGTGCTAAAACCAAATGGCATTTTGCTGCTCACTGTGCCTAGCCGCGCGGCAAAACCTGTGCTAGAATTTTTATCTTATAGGCTTAAAATTGTAAGTGAAGCGGAGATAAGAGACCACAAACGCTACTACAACAAGGCTGATTTAGCAAATCTAGCTCACCAAGTGCCAAACCTTTGCTTACAAAAGCATAAATATTTTCAATGCGGTATGAATAATTTTGCCCTCTTACGCAAGGTGCAAGCATAA
- a CDS encoding EamA family transporter: MRYLVIVSIIWAFSFPLIGHYLVGRSVAHPVDSYFIIVVRFGLALLVFAPFMRWRGVDMKLKCSLIAIGAVQIGIMYVCYYQSFKYLRIHEVALFTIFTPFYVSVFYDLCMRNMRWRYLPSIALAVLGAYIIKMGDVSDDFLVGFLWIQGANACFGIGQSAYKYVMQSYGHLKQEHIFGYFYVGALCVGIVSFVIFGNAQNLPRELYQWLILIYLGVIASGLGYFLWNRGACAVDSGVLAIMNNVLIPLAIVANYLVWGEKIEHFGQFCAGSSLILISLWWHYKIIARQGRK, from the coding sequence GTGCGGTATTTAGTTATTGTGAGCATTATTTGGGCGTTTTCATTTCCGCTTATTGGACATTATTTAGTTGGGCGCAGTGTAGCGCACCCTGTGGATAGCTATTTTATCATTGTGGTAAGATTTGGACTAGCGCTATTGGTATTTGCGCCATTTATGCGCTGGAGGGGCGTGGATATGAAGCTTAAATGTTCGCTTATTGCCATAGGCGCAGTGCAAATTGGCATTATGTATGTGTGCTATTATCAATCATTTAAATATTTGCGTATTCACGAAGTGGCGCTATTTACGATTTTTACGCCATTTTATGTGAGCGTATTTTATGATTTATGTATGCGTAATATGCGTTGGCGATATTTGCCAAGTATCGCGCTAGCTGTTCTTGGGGCGTATATTATTAAAATGGGTGATGTGAGCGATGATTTTTTGGTGGGGTTTTTGTGGATTCAGGGCGCGAATGCGTGCTTTGGGATAGGGCAGAGCGCGTATAAGTATGTGATGCAATCTTATGGACATTTAAAGCAGGAGCATATTTTTGGCTACTTTTATGTGGGCGCGCTGTGCGTGGGGATAGTGAGTTTTGTAATCTTTGGTAACGCGCAGAATCTCCCAAGAGAGCTATATCAGTGGCTTATTCTTATTTATCTTGGCGTAATTGCCTCAGGTTTGGGATATTTTTTATGGAATAGGGGTGCTTGCGCGGTGGATAGCGGAGTTTTGGCGATTATGAATAATGTGCTTATCCCCTTAGCGATTGTGGCAAATTATTTGGTGTGGGGTGAGAAAATCGAGCATTTTGGGCAATTTTGCGCAGGCTCTAGCCTTATTCTTATCTCGCTTTGGTGGCATTATAAGATTATAGCGCGACAGGGGCGCAAATAA
- a CDS encoding GtrA family protein: MKPALSHKCYDLLTHIRSKQFLVKFVKYLLVGGSAALINWLIFYTAITFNMWYIYAGLLSFVLATLWNFILARLFIFKASQHSLLKESTLVYLVSLGGLLIDIGILFVGVDLLECNAMLSKIIATGVAFIFNFSLRYGVIYKSHISHKGA, encoded by the coding sequence ATGAAGCCCGCGCTATCACACAAATGCTACGATTTGCTTACGCACATACGCTCAAAGCAATTTCTTGTGAAATTTGTTAAATACCTGCTTGTTGGCGGGTCGGCAGCACTTATTAATTGGCTTATTTTTTATACTGCCATTACATTTAATATGTGGTATATCTATGCGGGGTTATTAAGCTTTGTGCTAGCAACTTTGTGGAATTTTATTTTAGCTAGACTTTTTATTTTTAAAGCCTCACAGCACTCATTGCTTAAAGAAAGCACGCTAGTGTATTTGGTAAGCCTTGGGGGATTATTAATTGATATAGGCATTTTATTTGTGGGCGTGGATTTACTTGAATGTAATGCCATGCTAAGCAAAATCATCGCCACAGGTGTGGCTTTTATCTTTAATTTTAGCCTGCGCTATGGCGTGATTTATAAATCTCACATCTCACATAAAGGAGCATAA